A single window of Nocardioides kongjuensis DNA harbors:
- a CDS encoding NAD(P)H-dependent oxidoreductase, producing the protein MTDTQSTRVAVLVGSLRADSLNRKLAEILRDEAPAGVTLDIIEGLGEVPFYNEDLDGESAPAAAVALRERVASADRVLAVTPEYNGTMPAVLNNAIDWISRPYGAGAVVGKPFGVIGATPTPYGGKWAHGDTARSAGIAGAIVVEDVTVSQPAVDVDPTTDPEVRAKLLAALGTLVEFAPEVSAA; encoded by the coding sequence ATGACTGACACCCAGAGCACCCGCGTCGCCGTCCTCGTCGGATCCCTCCGGGCCGACTCCCTCAACCGCAAGCTCGCCGAGATCCTGCGCGACGAGGCGCCGGCCGGCGTCACGCTGGACATCATCGAGGGCCTCGGCGAGGTCCCGTTCTACAACGAGGACCTCGACGGCGAGTCTGCCCCTGCCGCCGCCGTCGCCCTGCGCGAGCGCGTCGCCTCCGCCGACCGCGTCCTGGCGGTCACCCCCGAGTACAACGGCACCATGCCCGCGGTCCTCAACAACGCGATCGACTGGATCTCGCGCCCGTACGGCGCCGGCGCCGTGGTCGGCAAGCCGTTCGGCGTCATCGGTGCCACCCCGACGCCCTACGGCGGCAAGTGGGCCCACGGTGACACCGCTCGCTCCGCCGGCATCGCCGGTGCGATCGTCGTCGAGGACGTCACCGTCTCCCAGCCGGCCGTCGACGTCGACCCGACCACCGACCCCGAGGTCCGCGCCAAGCTGCTCGCCGCGCTCGGCACCCTGGTCGAGTTCGCCCCCGAGGTGAGCGCGGCCTGA
- a CDS encoding SMP-30/gluconolactonase/LRE family protein, producing MDTLVSGLGLVESPRWHDGRIWFSDWTHGRIIAVDEHDCVEVVVEHPSLPLCFDFLPDGRLVLVSNQVHALLVREPDGTLVRYADLAGLSSYGHNDIVVDRLGRAYVNSCDFDFAVGPPDGARAPGFVALVLPDGTARVVADDLAFPNGMALTADGRTLVVADSYRSQLVGFDIAEDGSLSRRRIWADLGTDNPDGICLDAEGAAWYADVPHRRCVRVAEGGEVLRTVELDRGGFACAIDGDRLYVVAAHWPGPAELPTFQDWDGQLLRVALG from the coding sequence ATGGACACCCTCGTGAGCGGACTGGGCCTGGTGGAGTCACCGCGGTGGCACGACGGCCGGATCTGGTTCAGCGACTGGACGCACGGCCGGATCATCGCGGTCGACGAGCACGACTGCGTCGAGGTGGTCGTCGAGCACCCGTCGCTGCCGCTGTGCTTCGACTTCCTGCCCGACGGGCGGCTGGTCCTGGTGTCGAACCAGGTGCACGCGCTGCTCGTCCGGGAGCCGGACGGCACCCTGGTGAGGTACGCCGACCTGGCCGGGCTGTCGTCGTACGGCCACAACGACATCGTGGTCGACCGCCTCGGCCGGGCGTACGTCAACAGCTGCGACTTCGACTTCGCCGTCGGCCCGCCGGACGGAGCCCGGGCGCCCGGCTTCGTGGCGCTCGTGCTGCCCGACGGCACCGCCCGCGTGGTGGCCGACGACCTCGCGTTCCCCAACGGGATGGCCCTCACCGCCGACGGCCGGACGCTGGTCGTCGCGGACTCCTACCGCTCGCAGCTGGTGGGATTCGACATCGCCGAGGACGGCTCCCTGTCGCGACGGCGGATCTGGGCCGACCTCGGCACCGACAACCCCGACGGCATCTGCCTCGATGCCGAGGGGGCCGCCTGGTACGCCGACGTCCCGCACCGGCGCTGCGTCCGCGTCGCCGAGGGCGGCGAGGTGCTGCGCACCGTCGAGCTGGACCGCGGCGGGTTCGCCTGCGCGATCGACGGCGACCGGCTCTACGTCGTCGCCGCGCACTGGCCGGGGCCCGCGGAGCTCCCGACCTTCCAGGACTGGGACGGTCAGCTGCTGCGGGTGGCGCTGGGCTGA
- a CDS encoding amidase family protein — translation MAELHDLTALEQGALIRSGEISPVELTEHYLERAARLPQEYVDGAFVHRDPDAARRRAREVAAVGPVGDGASPLAGVPTAIKDLNLTRGVPTAFGSPAFAGYVPDVSDSVALAIEDAGLVSLGKTSTPEFGSPCYTEPEGRPPAVTPWDTTRMAGGSSGGAASAVAAGLVPVAQGSDGGGSIRIPASCCGLVGLKPTRGRISGFPVYGDPVGLAVSGPIARTVADAAALLDVLAGRRAGDPAWAPDPTGTFLSAAGREPGRLRIARFDRPVIADVEVHPEVQQAYDDASRLLASLGHVIEDVQVPLPPEAVAVFETCWAVLTALSTVPLEPAQREQIRPLTRWLGERGEAVSGPEFGLAIGAMRRYAAGALVALAPYDIVLTPTLAAPPLPVGALRDDDDPAADFEAQKRFTPWTSAWNVTGMPAISLPLHQTSDGLPVGVMLAARPAEEELLISLAAQVEAAAPWKDRHPPLW, via the coding sequence GTGGCCGAACTCCACGACCTGACCGCCCTCGAGCAGGGGGCGCTGATCCGCTCCGGCGAGATCAGCCCCGTCGAGCTCACCGAGCACTACCTCGAACGCGCCGCGCGTCTCCCGCAGGAGTACGTCGACGGCGCGTTCGTGCACCGGGACCCGGATGCCGCGCGGCGCCGCGCCCGGGAGGTCGCGGCGGTGGGTCCGGTCGGGGACGGTGCGTCCCCGCTGGCCGGCGTACCGACGGCGATCAAGGACCTCAACCTCACCCGCGGTGTCCCGACCGCGTTCGGGTCACCGGCGTTCGCGGGCTACGTGCCCGACGTGTCCGACAGCGTCGCGCTGGCGATCGAGGACGCCGGACTGGTCAGCCTCGGGAAGACGAGCACGCCCGAGTTCGGCTCACCCTGCTACACCGAGCCGGAGGGTCGCCCGCCCGCCGTCACGCCGTGGGACACGACCCGGATGGCGGGTGGCTCGTCGGGGGGTGCGGCGTCCGCCGTCGCGGCCGGGCTGGTGCCGGTCGCGCAGGGCTCCGACGGCGGCGGCTCGATCCGGATCCCGGCGTCCTGCTGCGGGCTGGTCGGGCTGAAGCCGACCCGCGGCCGGATCAGCGGCTTCCCCGTGTACGGCGACCCGGTCGGGCTGGCCGTGTCGGGCCCGATCGCCCGCACGGTCGCGGACGCCGCGGCGCTCCTCGACGTGCTCGCCGGCCGCCGCGCCGGCGACCCGGCCTGGGCCCCCGACCCGACCGGGACCTTCCTGTCCGCCGCGGGCCGCGAGCCCGGCCGGCTGCGGATCGCCCGCTTCGACCGGCCGGTGATCGCGGACGTCGAGGTGCACCCGGAGGTCCAGCAGGCGTACGACGACGCCTCGCGCCTGCTCGCCTCGCTCGGTCATGTGATCGAGGACGTGCAGGTGCCCCTGCCGCCTGAGGCGGTCGCCGTCTTCGAGACCTGCTGGGCGGTGCTCACGGCGCTCTCGACGGTTCCGCTCGAGCCTGCCCAGCGCGAGCAGATCAGGCCGCTCACCCGCTGGCTCGGCGAGCGCGGCGAGGCCGTCTCCGGACCGGAGTTCGGGCTGGCGATCGGGGCGATGCGCCGCTACGCCGCGGGCGCGCTGGTCGCGCTGGCGCCGTACGACATCGTGCTCACCCCGACCCTCGCCGCCCCGCCGCTGCCCGTCGGTGCCCTCCGCGACGACGACGACCCGGCGGCCGACTTCGAGGCGCAGAAGCGCTTCACACCGTGGACCTCCGCGTGGAACGTGACCGGCATGCCGGCGATCTCGCTGCCGCTCCACCAGACCTCCGACGGACTACCGGTCGGCGTCATGCTCGCCGCC
- a CDS encoding alpha/beta fold hydrolase yields MAPSLEVHDLGDGVPLLMVQTGLTADELLPLALQPDLAGHRRLVLHRRGYAGSPPPHPVPSIATDADDCVVLLDELGLDRAHVLGYSYSAAVALDLAAAHPDRVASLVLLEPPPSVSEHRAAFLEVVSDLLELRREQGVEAALDAFLAMQAPPEWWAALEPVVPDARAQVRRDAATFLGADLPALLAWTFTAVDAARVRCPVLHVGGDASGPWWAAVRRQVLAWFPDAADVVVAGADHGLAVSHAAAVAAAVGRFLREPGGGQ; encoded by the coding sequence ATGGCTCCCTCGCTGGAGGTGCACGACCTCGGTGACGGCGTCCCGCTGCTGATGGTCCAGACGGGGCTGACCGCCGACGAGCTGCTCCCGCTCGCGCTGCAGCCCGACCTCGCCGGCCACCGCCGCCTGGTCCTGCACCGACGGGGGTACGCCGGCAGTCCGCCGCCGCACCCCGTGCCGTCGATCGCGACCGATGCCGACGACTGCGTGGTCCTGCTCGACGAGCTCGGCCTCGACCGGGCGCACGTGCTGGGCTACTCCTACTCCGCCGCCGTCGCGCTCGATCTCGCGGCGGCCCACCCGGACCGGGTCGCGAGCCTGGTGCTGCTCGAGCCGCCACCGAGCGTGAGCGAGCACCGGGCCGCGTTCCTGGAGGTGGTCTCGGACCTGCTCGAGCTCCGCCGGGAGCAGGGGGTGGAGGCCGCGCTCGACGCCTTCCTCGCGATGCAGGCGCCGCCGGAGTGGTGGGCAGCGCTGGAGCCGGTCGTCCCGGACGCCCGCGCCCAGGTGCGTCGAGACGCAGCGACCTTCCTCGGCGCCGACCTGCCCGCCCTGCTCGCGTGGACGTTCACCGCCGTCGACGCGGCCCGGGTCCGCTGCCCGGTCCTGCACGTCGGTGGCGACGCGAGCGGCCCCTGGTGGGCCGCCGTACGACGCCAGGTGCTCGCGTGGTTCCCGGACGCTGCCGACGTGGTGGTCGCCGGGGCCGACCACGGCCTCGCGGTCAGTCACGCCGCCGCCGTGGCCGCAGCGGTCGGGCGCTTCCTCCGCGAGCCGGGTGGCGGGCAGTGA
- the cimA gene encoding citramalate synthase, with the protein MNQQLDLHGSFHVYDTTLRDGMQQEGLNPTVADKLAIARHLDGLGVGYIEGGWPGANPKDTEFFRRAAVELDLEHARLAAFGSTRRAGLLAADDPQVAALRESGAGVVTLVAKSHVGHVEKALRTTLEENLAMIRDTVSHLRAEGQQVFLDAEHFFDGYRLDRAYALEVLRTAYDAGAEVIALCDTNGGMLPGWVSDVVNDVLETTQVRVGIHCHNDTGLAVANTLAAVEAGATHVQGCINGYGERTGNADLVNVVANLELKLDRQVLPPGLLTEATRIAHAVAEVTNVPPAARQPYVGASAFAHKAGLHASAIKVDPDLYQHMDPAGVGNDMRLLVSDMAGRATIELKGKELGFDLSDNPELVTRVTNRVKELELRGYTFEAADASFELLLAEEVDGRRPSYFDVESWRVITETLTHAAPGEEAVSEATVKLTAADVRYVVTGEGNGPVNALDQALRSAIEQAYPEIAKFELIDFKVRILDQGHGTDAITRVLIETTDGASSWVTVGVGANVIEASWEALVDSLTYGLLRHHQD; encoded by the coding sequence ATGAACCAGCAGCTCGACCTCCACGGCTCGTTCCACGTCTACGACACCACCCTGCGCGACGGCATGCAGCAGGAGGGGCTCAACCCCACGGTGGCCGACAAGCTCGCCATCGCGCGGCACCTGGACGGGCTCGGCGTCGGCTACATCGAGGGCGGCTGGCCGGGTGCGAACCCCAAGGACACCGAGTTCTTCCGGCGCGCAGCCGTCGAGCTGGACCTCGAGCACGCCCGGCTCGCGGCGTTCGGCTCGACCCGACGCGCCGGCCTGCTCGCCGCCGACGACCCGCAGGTCGCGGCGCTGCGTGAGAGTGGGGCAGGCGTCGTCACCCTGGTCGCGAAGTCCCACGTCGGGCACGTCGAGAAGGCGCTGCGGACCACGCTCGAGGAGAACCTCGCGATGATCCGCGACACCGTCTCCCACCTGCGGGCCGAGGGACAGCAGGTGTTCCTCGACGCCGAGCACTTCTTCGACGGCTACCGGCTCGACCGGGCCTACGCGCTCGAGGTGCTGCGGACGGCGTACGACGCCGGTGCGGAGGTCATCGCGCTGTGCGACACCAACGGCGGCATGCTTCCGGGCTGGGTCTCCGACGTCGTCAACGACGTCCTCGAGACGACCCAGGTCCGCGTCGGCATCCACTGCCACAACGACACCGGTCTCGCGGTCGCCAACACGCTCGCGGCCGTCGAGGCGGGCGCGACCCACGTCCAGGGCTGCATCAACGGCTACGGAGAGCGCACCGGCAACGCCGACCTCGTCAACGTCGTCGCCAACCTCGAGCTCAAGCTCGACCGGCAGGTGCTGCCGCCCGGCCTGCTCACCGAGGCCACCCGGATCGCCCACGCCGTCGCGGAGGTGACCAACGTGCCGCCGGCCGCGCGCCAGCCCTACGTCGGCGCCTCGGCCTTCGCGCACAAGGCCGGCCTGCACGCCAGCGCGATCAAGGTCGACCCCGACCTCTACCAGCACATGGACCCGGCCGGGGTGGGCAACGACATGCGTCTGCTCGTCTCGGACATGGCCGGTCGCGCGACCATCGAGCTCAAGGGCAAGGAGCTCGGCTTCGACCTCTCCGACAACCCCGAGCTGGTCACCCGGGTGACCAACCGGGTCAAGGAGCTCGAGCTGCGCGGCTACACCTTCGAGGCCGCGGACGCGTCCTTCGAGCTGCTCCTCGCCGAGGAGGTGGACGGCCGGCGGCCGTCGTACTTCGACGTCGAGAGCTGGCGGGTGATCACCGAGACGCTCACCCACGCCGCGCCGGGCGAGGAGGCGGTCTCCGAGGCGACCGTGAAGCTCACCGCCGCCGACGTGCGCTACGTCGTGACGGGGGAGGGCAACGGCCCGGTCAACGCGCTCGACCAGGCGCTGCGCTCGGCGATCGAGCAGGCGTACCCCGAGATCGCGAAGTTCGAGCTGATCGACTTCAAGGTCCGCATCCTCGACCAGGGCCACGGCACCGACGCCATCACCCGTGTGCTCATCGAGACCACCGACGGCGCGTCCTCGTGGGTGACGGTCGGCGTCGGCGCGAACGTCATCGAGGCATCCTGGGAGGCGCTCGTGGACAGCCTCACCTACGGGCTGCTGCGCCACCACCAGGACTGA
- a CDS encoding TetR/AcrR family transcriptional regulator — translation MPKDLPLITTAPVVRRDAARNREALLRAAAELIESCGVDDLTTEAVAARAGVGKGTVFRRFGSREGLMASLLNHREEEWQASVISGPPPLGPGAPPMERLLAFGASRLRHHREQAALIEAAGTTWGENYAVLGFVSLHVRMLLSQLGVQGDLGYLATALVAPLGVPVLRQLMDAGGMSEAQVVAGWNDLVARVVAQPSATRSS, via the coding sequence ATGCCGAAGGACCTCCCGCTGATCACGACCGCGCCCGTCGTACGACGCGACGCCGCCCGCAACCGGGAGGCGCTGCTGCGGGCCGCGGCCGAGCTGATCGAGAGCTGCGGGGTCGACGACCTCACGACCGAGGCGGTCGCCGCCCGGGCGGGCGTGGGCAAGGGCACGGTGTTCCGGCGGTTCGGGAGCCGCGAGGGGCTGATGGCCTCGCTGCTCAACCACCGCGAGGAGGAGTGGCAGGCGAGCGTGATCAGCGGGCCCCCGCCGTTGGGCCCGGGTGCGCCGCCCATGGAGCGGCTGCTGGCGTTCGGCGCGTCCCGGCTTCGCCACCACCGCGAGCAGGCCGCGCTCATCGAGGCGGCGGGGACCACGTGGGGCGAGAACTACGCCGTGCTCGGGTTCGTGTCGTTGCACGTGCGGATGCTGCTGTCCCAGCTCGGGGTGCAGGGCGACCTGGGCTACCTGGCGACGGCGCTGGTCGCGCCGCTGGGCGTGCCGGTGCTGCGCCAGCTGATGGACGCCGGCGGGATGAGCGAGGCGCAGGTCGTCGCCGGCTGGAACGACCTGGTCGCGCGGGTCGTCGCTCAGCCCAGCGCCACCCGCAGCAGCTGA
- a CDS encoding protein kinase domain-containing protein, whose translation MTLRPDSSAPTHVGRYTLLTKLGEGGMGIVHLAQGPDGQRVALKVLRPQVVGDQEARNRLAREVGSLTRVRSPWVAEMLDADPWAEVPYVVTRYVPGFSLHEHVATEGPVAGRDLLWLAGCLAEGIAAVHGSGVLHRDVKPGNVLMEGRTPILIDFGLARVADDVRLTQTGWLLGTPGYLAPEILYGDEATPAADVHAWAATVAYAASGRPPYGRGPSMAVMDRTRRGQHDLAGIESPLAEVLAAALDPDPLERPLLEELLAWLRPLSTRPELPPAPPPGALFTPSGPVPDDFTLPLALAAHGGAPVPPGPDTPPTVPEPAAPGTQVLPTQAAPAAAPVPPPAPPPPAAAMARMEEQFDQAWDLEQAFVAQPKPPLAERLRRWTAVGLGAVALGAGFAAAPWVATAVVVLAVWLLRAGSLAASAVASRRTVRGVKWYDGLRWVTTSPWHLLRAVTGTVVLVSWSAGLGVAAGLLAYALALDVPTTLLAGGATLGVALWSGPGSSRFRSPLSRVLAPLARRPVPWLLTCALVLAVAAGLGVLVAGNGVAWFPWTTGPFDL comes from the coding sequence GTGACCCTCCGCCCGGACAGCAGCGCGCCCACGCACGTGGGGCGCTACACGCTGCTCACCAAGCTCGGCGAGGGTGGGATGGGCATCGTGCACCTGGCGCAGGGTCCCGACGGGCAGCGCGTCGCGCTCAAGGTGCTGCGCCCGCAGGTCGTGGGTGACCAGGAGGCTCGCAACCGGCTGGCGCGCGAGGTCGGCTCGCTGACCCGGGTGCGCAGCCCCTGGGTCGCGGAGATGCTCGACGCCGACCCGTGGGCCGAGGTGCCCTACGTCGTCACCCGCTACGTCCCGGGATTCTCCCTGCACGAGCACGTCGCGACCGAGGGCCCGGTCGCCGGCCGCGACCTGCTCTGGCTCGCCGGCTGCCTCGCGGAGGGGATCGCCGCGGTGCACGGGTCAGGCGTCCTGCACCGTGACGTGAAGCCGGGCAACGTGCTGATGGAGGGCCGCACCCCGATCCTCATCGACTTCGGGCTCGCGCGCGTCGCCGACGACGTCCGGCTGACCCAGACCGGCTGGCTGCTGGGCACGCCCGGGTACCTCGCTCCCGAGATCCTGTACGGGGACGAGGCGACCCCGGCCGCCGACGTGCACGCGTGGGCGGCCACGGTCGCCTACGCCGCGAGCGGGCGCCCGCCGTACGGACGCGGTCCCTCGATGGCCGTCATGGATCGCACCCGTCGTGGCCAGCACGACCTCGCAGGCATCGAGAGCCCGCTGGCCGAGGTGCTCGCCGCCGCCCTCGACCCCGACCCGCTCGAGCGGCCGCTGCTCGAGGAGCTGCTCGCCTGGCTGCGCCCGCTCAGCACCCGGCCCGAGCTGCCTCCCGCGCCCCCGCCCGGCGCGTTGTTCACCCCGTCGGGCCCCGTCCCCGACGACTTCACGCTCCCGTTGGCGCTCGCCGCGCACGGCGGCGCACCCGTGCCGCCCGGGCCGGACACCCCGCCCACGGTGCCGGAGCCGGCCGCGCCCGGCACCCAGGTCCTGCCCACCCAGGCGGCACCGGCCGCCGCGCCCGTACCTCCGCCCGCGCCGCCGCCGCCGGCCGCGGCGATGGCGCGGATGGAGGAGCAGTTCGACCAGGCCTGGGACCTCGAGCAGGCGTTCGTCGCACAGCCGAAGCCCCCGCTCGCCGAGCGACTGCGCCGCTGGACGGCGGTCGGGCTCGGTGCCGTCGCGCTCGGGGCAGGCTTCGCCGCCGCACCGTGGGTCGCCACCGCCGTGGTCGTGCTCGCCGTGTGGCTGCTGCGCGCCGGCTCCCTGGCGGCGTCGGCGGTCGCCAGTCGTCGTACGGTCCGCGGCGTCAAGTGGTACGACGGCCTGCGCTGGGTCACGACCAGTCCGTGGCACCTCCTGCGGGCCGTGACCGGCACGGTCGTGCTCGTGTCCTGGAGCGCCGGGCTCGGCGTGGCCGCGGGCCTGCTGGCCTACGCGCTGGCGCTCGACGTACCGACCACGTTGCTGGCCGGCGGCGCGACCCTCGGCGTCGCGCTGTGGTCCGGGCCGGGCAGCAGCAGGTTCCGTTCGCCGCTCTCGCGGGTGCTCGCCCCGCTCGCGCGCCGGCCGGTGCCGTGGTTGCTGACCTGCGCGCTGGTGCTCGCTGTCGCGGCCGGCCTGGGCGTGCTCGTCGCCGGCAACGGAGTCGCGTGGTTCCCCTGGACCACGGGCCCCTTCGACCTGTGA